A genome region from Candidatus Acidiferrales bacterium includes the following:
- a CDS encoding TlpA disulfide reductase family protein yields the protein MSKVNVLRIAIVLATAALLAAIFYSRQNPEPPLAPSSPAPDFSFDSNGRSARLGDLRGHVVVLNFWATWCAPCIVEMPSLERLHRALKDKGVIVLAVSVDEDAEAYQRFVREKGLTFSTARDPGQKIAALYGTFKFPETFVIDRQGRVVRKIIGPLEWDQPEVIDFLLALARE from the coding sequence ATGTCGAAGGTTAACGTCCTCCGGATCGCCATCGTGCTCGCGACGGCGGCTCTGCTGGCGGCCATATTCTATTCGCGGCAAAACCCCGAGCCGCCGCTTGCCCCATCGTCACCTGCCCCTGACTTTTCCTTCGACTCGAATGGACGGTCGGCCCGGCTGGGCGATCTGCGCGGGCACGTCGTCGTTCTCAACTTCTGGGCCACCTGGTGTGCTCCCTGCATCGTCGAAATGCCGTCGCTCGAAAGGCTCCACCGGGCGCTCAAGGATAAAGGAGTGATTGTCCTTGCCGTCAGCGTGGATGAAGATGCCGAGGCTTACCAGAGATTCGTTCGGGAAAAGGGCCTGACCTTTTCGACCGCCCGCGACCCTGGCCAGAAGATCGCCGCGCTTTATGGCACCTTTAAATTCCCCGAGACATTCGTCATTGACCGGCAGGGGCGGGTCGTGCGGAAGATTATCGGCCCGCTCGAATGGGACCAGCCGGAGGTCATTGACTTCCTTCTCGCCCTCGCAAGAGAGTAG